From one Sparus aurata chromosome 16, fSpaAur1.1, whole genome shotgun sequence genomic stretch:
- the gpx2 gene encoding glutathione peroxidase 2, which translates to MTFIAKTFYDLKATTLEGDSVDFNVFRGRVVLIENVASLUGTTTRDYSELNQLQSKYPHRLVVLGFPCNQFGYQENCSNGEILNSLQHVRPGGGFKPSFTIFEKCDVNGTNTHPVFAYLKDKLPYPDDDPSSLMQDPKFLVWSPINRTDVSWNFEKFLIGPEGEPFKRYSKKFPTIDIEPDIQRLLRLTKN; encoded by the exons ATGACGTTCATCGCCAAGACCTTCTACGACCTGAAGGCCACCACGCTGGAGGGAGACTCGGTGGATTTCAACGTGTTCAGGGGACGGGTGGTCCTGATAGAGAATGTGGCCTCGCTCTGAGGCACCACCACCCGGGACTACAGCGAGCTCAACCAGCTGCAGAGCAAGTACCCGCATCGGCTGGTGGTCCTGGGTTTTCCTTGTAACCAGTTTGGCTATCAG GAGAACTGCTCCAATGGCGAGATCCTGAACTCCCTGCAGCATGTGCGTCCAGGCGGAGGTTTTAAGCCCAGCTTCACCATCTTCGAGAAGTGCGACGTCAACGGAACAAACACGCATCCGGTCTTTGCCTACCTTAAAGACAAGCTCCCCTACCCCGACGACGACCCCAGCTCCCTCATGCAGGACCCCAAGTTTCTGGTTTGGAGTCCCATCAACAGGACGGATGTCTCTTGGAACTTTGAGAAATTCCTCATCGGGCCAGAGGGAGAGCCCTTTAAAAGATACAGCAAAAAGTTCCCCACCATCGACATCGAACCCGACATCCAAAGACTGCTGAGATTAACTAAGAACTAA